The Rickettsia typhi str. Wilmington sequence TTCTAATTCAGGTAAACTTGTTCTTAAACAAAATATTTTGTAACCTTTTAAATTTTCAGCCTCATTACGAGTAGTTATGTCATTAAATGTACAAATTAATTCTCCTTTGGCATTTTGACTAATTAGCTTAATACGTATATCAGCTCCTGACTCATTTACTAGGTTTCTTTCAAGTATTTTTGTAGCAGGTTCGGTAAAAGATCTTAAAATTACATGACCTTGAATTCCATGACATGATTTGATTATACCAATTAAAATTAAATTTTCTAAAGAATTCATTAATTTACCTTTAAATTTTGATTATTATATATAATAATATATTTATTTAAAACTTTTTACAGACATGATCAAAAAAATAGTTGTCGGAATTATAATTTGTTTTGCATTATTATTTATAATTTTTAGTGTATTATCATTTATGAACTATAATTTGGTAACTAATAATTTTATTAATCATTTCGGCATTGCAAGGGAAGATATTAGAAAAATAAAGATCCATAAATTCCCTTTACCATATTTATGTATTGATACGATAAAGGAAGATGGAAAGTTAGATCTAGAGCAGATTAAAATCCATTTTTCATTGTGGTCACTTATAAAATTTAATCCTAAAATTAATAAAATAGACATATTAGATGCTAAGTTTTATGCAAATGCTAATGTATTCAATATTTATAATCATGAAGAATTAATCAAGAATTTCTTTAAATATAAATTACAAAATATCAATCTACATATTACGAATTTAAGTATTTTTAATAAACAAGACTATTCTATCTTAAATTTTAATAATTGTGTTTTAAAAAAAGCAAATGCTTTATCCTCTCATTACATATTTAACACTACTAGTAACAATATAGGTAGAATTTCAGGTTCCATTAATAAACGTGATGATATAGTAGATTTTAGACTTAATGTTGATAATAATGATTATGGCTCTAAGTTATCACAGCTTTATAAAGATTTTAAGTTTACTAGAGGTACAGGTGAATATCAGATTAAAAATTTAGCATCTGTAATGTATAATATATTACCAGATTTAAAGCATCTTTTAAATAAATTTAATCAAACTGAGCCAGTGAACATTAAATTTAATATTGCAAATAATGAAGATGAAATAGAACTAAAAGACATAGTTATAGAATCATCTTTGATTATAGGTAATGGCTTTGTTAACATTGCTAAAAATACTAATATTACTACTAATGTGCAACTAAATTTCCCTAAAATAGATCTAAGGTCATTAATTTTACCAAACGCAGTGGTAAAATTTAATACTTTTGGTTCAAATATTAGATTTATTTTTGCGGATAAATTACTTAAAGCAAATGTTGCAATTAACGAAATAATTTTAAGTAATAATGAAGCGCTAGAAAAAATAGTCTTTGCTGCTAATTTATCAAATGGTACGTTAAACATAAATGAACTTTCAGGTAATATTAAGTCTGGTGGAGAGTTTAGGCTTACAGGTAATGTAACACAGAATGCTGTTAGAAGTATGTTCGATGGAAAGTTATATTTAAAACATAATGATATGAATTCATTACTGAATATTTTAGGATTTAACAATCTTACCATTCAAGAATCTGTACCTTTTATCTTGTCATCAGATTTAAAACTTACTTTAATAGATTTATTTTTTAAAAATTTATTACTTAAAACGGATAATTTAAATTTATCAGGAAATTTTTCTAGTAAATTTATTGCTCAAACACCTCGTGTAGATGCTACGCTTAATATATCTTCACTTGACTTAAGCGGTAAGTCCTATCCAATAATTTCGCCTATTATTAGATTTACACAGAATTTAACTAAAGATATGCAATCTTTAGATTATCCGAGTAAGTTTATTCCTATTAGAACAATAGGCTATTTAGCTAATTTAGATATTTTGATAGATAGCGTTAAGTATAATGATCATGTATTTGACAAAATGAATTTGCTTGCTAAAATCTTACCTGCTACTATCAAGATTAGTAATTTAGATTTTAAAACTGCTAATAGCTGTTTATCGACTAGATGGCATTTAGACACTTCAAGTGTATTGCCATCTTTGACTGTAGAAATTAAGGATGGTTATTTAACTACTGATTCATTTTCATTGAGCTCAATGCTTAATTTAAGAAATAAATTAGTAAATGAATATAGTTTAAATAATGCTATATTGCAATTTTATGGTACATTATCAACATTATCGCAAAATAATTTTATATTCAGAAATGTTAAATTTTATTTAGCAAATCATAATAATCTATTACAATTTAATAATATTGAAGCAGAATTATTAGGTGGTAAGTTTCAAGGTAGTGGTAATATTTTATTGGAACCTTATTCTATCAATTTCGTATATGCTTTAAATACAGTAGATTTAAACAAAATTTCGGCTCTTATGTATAACATATTTACTTGGAGTGGTGGGAAAGGAAGTATAAGTGGTAGTTTATGGACTAACGGTAATAGCCTTAAAAGTCAGCTATATAACCTTACTACAAAATCGCAATTTGTGATCAACAATATAGATGTTAATAATTTTGGAATTGATTCTTTTATAGAAAAAATTAATACATCTGATTATAATGTACGAAATTTAGATAACGATATAAATAGTTCTATAACCACAGGGCGAACCAATATTAAAGATATAAGCGGCGATATTGAATTACAAAAAGGTATTATTCTTTTAAAGAACATAAAATTTGCAACACAATATAGTAGTGGTGCAGCTTCTTTTGCAGTTAACATATATAATTTTGATATAGATTCTTCTAGTGTTTTATCATTTTATATTCCAGAAAAGCTTGTTAAATTAAATAACTTACATACAAATTCTGATAAAGCTAGTTTAGCGCAGCTTAATATAAGAATGAACGGGAGTATTTTTGAGCCTAAGAAAACTTTTGATAGTAGTGAGCTAAAAAAAATACTTATACCGCAAACACATTACAACAAACTTACTATAGATAACCATTAAAAAAATAAAAATACATGAGTAATACTAAAACTTTAGAAGATAATATTAGCTTTGAAGAAGCTTTAAGAGAGCTTGAGGAAATTGTTAAAAAAATAGATAATGGACAAGAGAGTCTAGAGACAGCAGTTAATAGTTTTGAAAGGGGTATTTTACTTAAGAATTATTGTGAAAAAAAATTAAAAGAAGCTCGATTAAAAATTGAGAAAATTACTAAACTTGCTGATTCTACAGTGATCTTAGAAGAGACAGAAGTGTAGTTTGTAATTTCATTATGTAAATTAATTGTATGAGGTTACTTCGGCAATTACTACGTCATGTTTTCACAATAACGGAAAAACTGTCTTACGTCGTAAGAATAATTACTCTGATTATACTTAATTCCGTAATCATATAGTTAACTTTATCTATAATAATTCTTATCAATGTTTTATTGATCTGATCATCATGATTTTCTGCATCAACTTTTATTGATATAAGCTTTCATCGTGCTTTTGAGTTTCTGTTACTTTAAATGTTTTCTATTATATTGGTACTTTTATACGTTTTTGAACACTAAATCAATATGAGACCTTATTTGTACATTAATTGAATGGTTAAATTGAATTGAAATTAATTAATAATATTTATTATTAGATGCAATGCATCAACAAAAAATAAAGACATAGTAAATTATGTCATGATACATATTTGATTTACTAATTTATATAAGTCTTGTAAGAAAATTGTTTATCAACACTAATATTTGAGAATGCATTATGAAAAAATATTTACCATACTAATTGGCTCGTTACTAACTGCTTGTATTAATAAAAATATTTCTATGAAGGATGATGTTACGATAAGTTGTAGTGCGTTAAAACAATATAAGTGAGTACATTAGATGAATAAAAAATATTTTTGAGTTAGTGTTGCATAGTGTATCTAAAAATGAGTTATTAAGAGAATATAATAAAGATTATAATATTAAATATGTTAGTAAAGTGATACATCTATCACTACTGCTAAAAAAGCAAGTGTATGATAATTATATACTATTCAGATAACGAAGAAATTGCATATTAATGAAGCATCTCATATATTATGCATAATTCATATGCAAAGTTAGATAGATAAAGTTGTAGCTAACAGATGATTTATTAGTATCAAGTGTATCTCAATCTCCTAAACTAAAAGTGTTAAATGTCTATAAAGTCGTCTTATTAGTTTAATATTCTTATCACAATTCAATTGATTTCATAAAATATTGATGTTTAATAAAGCATTTTTGTTATCAGTAACAATATAACGCCATAATTTATCAGTACCTTTGGTAATACCGATACGTTTAGTAGTAGAGTATGGGAGATTTAAACCAATATCGCTGACAAAAAAATCTTTGTTATTTATCAGGTCACATTTATTATGCGTGGTATTAATGCCTAAATATTTACATAATTTACCTGGACCATTGAGATATAGATTCGATTCTTCAAGATTTGGTATGTCAAATTTCGTGCTTCGTCTGTCTTCACTTATTATTATACTCTGTGTCTTCTCATCAGTTATTTGACTTTTAACTTTTGCAGTATAGATGGTATATAAATCATTATGTGAAATAACATATACACCTCTTATTAATGTTGCAGCAGGGAAGCCTTCATCTTCAGTAACGAAATTTAAACAATGATACATTCCATAAATTAAATAGACATAGCTAAAACCTGCAGGACCAAACATTACATCAGTTCTTTTAGTTCGTCCTCGTGCTGCATGACATGCAGGATCATCATTCCCTATGTAGCTTTCAGTTTCAGTAATGATAGCTGTTGTGCCTTGAAAATATAGCACTTTACCAATTAACTCAGTACTTACTAAATTAGTATCTCGTGCAAAAAATTCACGAGGTAATGGGATTAATTTATTCATGTTTTTGAAAAAATCTTTAGTTTTTTATGAGATTTGATATAACTAAAGTTAGTCATGTCATATTTCGCTATATTTTTATCAAAAGAATTCTATGTGTAATATATTAAGTAGATTTAGTTTTTCTATATTAGCTCAAATATACTGCAAATTCTTGGATAGGCAATATTATTTATAATTTCTATATTCCATAATAAACGTTAAGAAATTCTGATACTTAATTAATAAATATTGCTTTCTGATATTGAAGATTAAAACATAATTCATATTTTTTTAGTAGGTTGTTTAGAATTTTTAATAGATGTTGGAACATTATCATATCCACCAATACAAAATGGTTGGCATTTGATTATTCTTCTAAAGGTAAGCCATAAGCCTTTTATGATGCCATGTGTTATTATAGCTTCTTGAGCATATTCTGAGCAAGTAGGGGAAAATATGCAATTATTACCAAGTAGCGGAGAAATAAAATATTTATAGAAGGTTATTGTCAATAAAAGTATTTTAGTCATTTTGCAATTTATTCTTATAAATCATTTAAGTATTGCTCTATTAGTTTTTCCATTTTTGCTTCATTTAGATCTTCATAATAATCATCATTAATTTGTACAACAGGTGCGTTAACACATGCTCCCAAACATTCTATTTCGCTTAAAGTAAATTTTTGATCTTTAGTAGTTTCTTTGTGTTTTATGGCTAATTTCTTTTCACAAATTTTCATGATATCATCACTACCACGTAGCCAGCATGGAGTAGTAGTACATACTTGAATATGATATTTACCTACAGGGCTTAAATTAAACATACTATAAAATGTTGCAACTTCATAAGCACGCATATAAGGCATTTCTAGCATATTTGCTACATATTCGATAGCAGATATGTGAAGCCAACCGCCATTTTGACGTTGCGCTAGATCAAGTAGTGGTAGTATTGCACTTCTTTTACCATTCGGAGGATATTTTTTTATAATAGTCTCTGCTAAATTTAAATTTTTTTTATCAAATGCAAATGTAAAATTTGTAGTTTTGGTATTCATATATTTTTAGTACAATATAGTTTTGCTCTTACTCATTTATTAAAAAGTTTTCTTCTTCATCTTGTAGTAAATCAATTGAATTATACATTGTGATCTTACCTATCTATTTCGCCAAATACTATATCAAGCGTTGCAATTATAGTAATAACATCTGAAATTAAATGGCCTTTAGACATAAAATTTAGTCCTTGTAAATGAGCGAAGCCTGGTGCTTTAATACGACATCTATAAGGTTTATTACCTCCTTGCGAGTATAAATATACACCAAACTCGCCTTTAGGAGCTTCTACTGCTTTATATGTCTCACCGATTGGAACATCATATCCTTCTGTATAAAGTTTAAAGTGATGAATCATTGCTTCCATAGATTCTTTCATTTTTTCTCTTGTTGGTGGTGTTAATTTAGGATTATCAGTTTTGACTTGACCTTTTGGCATTTTTGCTATACATTGTTTGATTATCTTAATAGATTCATACATTTCAAGTATGCGCACTAAATATCTATCATAACAATCACCGTTTTTGCCGACTGGTACTTCAAAGTCCATTTCATCGTAGACGTCATAAGGGTTTGACTTGCGTAAATCCCAAGCTATACCTGAACCTCGAAGCATTGGTCCTGAAAACCCCCAGTCCATTGCATCTTTTTGAGACACAACACCTATATCTACTAAACGTTGTTTCCATAATCTATTTTCATTTAGGAGATTTTCAATATCGTTAAGTTTTGAAGGAAACTGCTCTATAAACTTATTTATATCCTCAAGTAATTTTTCGGGTAAATCTTCTGCAACACCGCCTGGTCTAAAGTAATTTGCATGCATACGCGATCCAGAAACACGCTCATAAAATTCCATAATTTTTTCTCGCTCTTCAAAAAGCCATAATAAAGGAGTAGTAGCACCAATATCTAAAGCTTGGCTTCCTATATTTAATGTATGATTAAGGATCCTTGTTAGTTCTGAGAATAACACCCTTATAAATTGAGCTCTACGTGGTACGCTGCATTCTAGTAATGATTCTACTGCTAAAGCGAATGCATGTTCTTGGCACATTGGTGAAACATAATCAAGTCGATCAAAATATGGTATAGCTTGTAAATATGTTTTATGTTCAATAAGTTTTTCCGTACCACGATGAAGTAATCCAATATGAGGATCGGCATTGTTAACGACCTCACCATCCATTTCAAGGATTAACCTTAAAACACCGTGAGTCGCTGGATGTTGTGGACCAAGATTTAGAGTTATAGTTTTGTTAGTCATAGTATTTTTATTGTTGATTTCTCGATTTCTATACTTATATTTCATCACATATTTTAGTTAAAAATATAAATATTATTGATATTTTTCTCTAAATGCTATATGTAGGCCGTGCTATGACACTCAGTAGATTGCGTAAGTTATAATATACTTACTAATAATGACTGTTTGGTATGACTGTTTGGTCTTTATGCAAGTAAGTGCCATACTAAATAATTGTATTACTTCTCAGCTTTCTCATCACCTGGCAAAATGTAACTTGGGCTGTGCCAGTGAGAACTAAAATCAAACTCACGATATTCTATATCTAAATTAACTGGTTCATAAGCTATTTTTTTTAGCTTCTTATCATATTTTACTTGCGTGTAGCCTGTTAATGGAAAATCCTTCCGCAAAGGATGCCCCTCAAAATCATAATCGGTGAGTATTCGTCTTTTATCGTTATTGCCATTGAAATTTACACCATACATATCATAAACTTCAAGCTCATACCAACAAGCAGCGCTCAATATCTTCATTGCTGAAGGGATGCTCTCTTTTTCAGATATATTTGTTTTAATTATAAGGTTTTTATTTAGTTTTAGGCTTAATAAGTTATATACGATTTCAAATCTTTTTTCTCGTTTTGGAAAATCGACGCCAAATAAATCAGTTAAGACGGTAAAACGTAATTCTTCCGATTCTTTTAAAGCTTTTAAAAACGGCAATAAAAAATGTGGCTCAATTTTATAAGCTAAATGATCTTTAACTGTGACCTTCGTTATTAAAATTCTAGATTTAGCTGCAAGTTTGTCAATTAATTCATCTAGAGTCATACTTAAAACCTGTAGTGCGTTTAATTTTTTTCTGTAGTTGCATAAGTCCATAAATCAATGCTTCAGCGGTAGGAGGACAACCTGGTACATATACATCAACTGGTACGATTCTATCACAGCCACGTACTACCGAATATGAAAAGTGGTAATAGCCGCCGCCATTGGCACAGCTACCCATTGAAAGCACCCATTTAGGTTCAGTCATCTGATCATATACTTTACGAAGCGCTGGTGCCATTTTATTAGTAAGTGTTCCTGCAACTATCATCAGGTCAGACTGTCTTGGACTTGGTCTAAATAACATACCGAAGCGATCCATATCATATCTACTTGCTGCAGCTTGCATCATCTCAACAGCACAACAAGCAAGTCCAAAAGTCATAGGCCATAACGAATTAGCTCTTGCCCAGCTTATCACTTCGTCAATTTTACTGAGTAAAAATCCTCTATTAGTAAGACAACTATTTAATAATTCATCTTCTTGATAAAAGTCATTTTTCATATTACTACCAGTCTAAAGCTCCTTTTGTCCATTCATATATGAACCCAATAATAAGCACAAATAAGAAAAACATCATCGAAAAAAAACCTATTTTACCTATTGTATTAAGGCTAATAGCCCAAGGCACTAAAAAGGTAATTTCAAGATCAAATATAATAAATAAAATTGCAACTAAGTAGAAACGTATATCAAATTTTGATCTTGCATCGCTAAAAGGCGCAAATCCGCATTCATATGGTTCTAACTTATCTTTATTATACTTCTTTGTTGATAATAAGTTTGGTAACATCATTATTAAACCTGAAACCAATACTGCAATACCAAAAAATATAGCAATTGGTAAATATTCATGTAAAAGTTCTGAATTTTGTAGCATATGTTTTTATTATGTAATGTTACCACGTAGCTTCTTGTTTAAGAGGAACCACCATTAGATAACGAGTTCAAATCGCATTATGATATTTGAGAATTGGCCTTATATCTATATCTATACCAATTAACATTAATTATCAATGATAATATCAGGTTTAACTAGTAACTTCATTAAAACTAGTATCCAAATACCGCTTAATATCCACCATGTTTGCCAAATATTATATGAAATCATACCGATAATATAATAATTTATAAAACATGAATATGAAGCTGCTCTAAAATTAGAAATCTTTATATTATCGATTTCTTTTAAGTATTTATACACTAAGCATAAAAATAATGCTAATCCTAATATACCAAGTTCAAGAGTAATTTGTAATATATTATTATGAGGATGAAGCGGTAAAGGATGCAATTTTTCACCTCTATAATCAATCATTTCATTATCACTGGTTTTGATATATTTAGAAGAAGCAAAACCATAGCCTAAGATCGGCTTTATGATGATTTTGTTTGCAACGAAATGCCAAATAAATAAACGATGAGCAGCAGAAGGTTTTGTAGCTAAATATTTTTCAGATAAATTGTGTGGGTCTATTTGTTTAGCTATAATAGGAAATAGTAACGATCCGGTAATTAAACTTATTGTAATTAATTTAAAAAATATCTTTTTTATCAGTCTTGCTAAAATAAATATTATTCCGCCTATACTGAAGCCTACAAAACTTGCTAAACTGTCGGAAATACTTAATAAATAGAGCACTACTATATATAGTATAAAGGCGTTTATATTTTTACCGTTAGAGAACAAAATGATAATTACTACCCAAGTAGTAATGGAAAGTAAAGCACAACCACGATCTAACATATATAAGCCGAAATGAGTTTTGAACATTCTTGTTAAAAACCCATGAGAAGAATATTCGATGAAGAATAGTAATATTGCGGTGATAATGCCTAGTATTAACGAATTTTTAAGATATAGTATATTTTGAAAAGTAACAACATTATTAACAAATCTAAGAAATAAAAGTGCAAACACTTTAGTGAAAGTCACTAGACTATTAATAGGATGAATTGTAAATAAACAAGAGATAAAGCACCAAGCAATGAATAATAGTTCTGTTTTTATTCTATTTTTGACGCAAAATATATCATCAAAGCCAAAGCGTGGATACAATTTAATAAGAAATTTTTTACTGAATTCTTGCTTTCGTATGAATGATATAAGTTCTGTTATTACAATAATAAGCAAAAAAAATAATACAGTAGCTGCAATCGATAAGCCTGTAAGCATACCAAGGCTTGGAATTAAAAATATTAAACTTAAAATCAAATATTGCATCTAAAAACAATCTTTAGCAAAAATTTCATAGATTGAATGTTCAAAAGTTGAAAGTGAAATACTTGAAGAAACCATCCATCCTTGAAAGAGTAGGCTTGGGTCTTCATCAATCTTATATTCCGTTATAGTCATCAACAAATAATTATCTTGATTATATGGATCAAGGTTTTTTATACATTTATGTAATTTGATTTTTATATTACCAAAATATTTTTCTTCCCCCGTTTTCAAGTCTATTTCCTCAGAAGTAGCAGTAATTTTATTTAGAGCAATAATTTTACCGTTGGTATAATTCTTAAATTCAGCATTATAAATATTATCTTTTTGATTTAAAATAGGATGATTTTTATCAAGAGGAATAAATACGTCATTTTCAATATCTTCAACTGATTCTAAATTTTCTGCTAATACAAATATATTTAAATTAATGTATATAGTAATAATAAAAATAATTTGTAATAGTTTCATAGATCAAAATATATTTTCAGTATTATATACTATAGGCCATTAATGACAATAATAATTTACAGTATTATGCCATACCGTAGCTTAACAACTATGTCCAGTCTTTAATTTTTTTAAATACGTAGTAAACTGAATTAATTAACGGTATTACATTAGTAACAGTCTTCACAATAAAGAATTTTAAATTCTATTTTACTTAGTTTATACTTAAGAATTTGATAAGAAAAATAGGAAACGAATATAAACCGAGATATAATAACCAACAATTAAACGTATTTTAAAGTAATTATTGAATTTTCAATTAAAAATGTTATATATTGGATTTAGTTAGTCAATTTATGAATTTTAGGATAAATTGTTAAATATCATCTTGCAAGAATTATATGCATAGTAAAAAGTAGTTGTTTTTTGTAATGTATTTTTGTAGTATCTGTGTGATACCAACGTTATGTAGAATTTATGCTTTCACTCGAATGCAGTAGGGTTGTGGTATTGATTAGGCTGGGTAGCAAAGTGGTAATGCCGTGGACTGCAAATCCTCTATTCGTCGGTTCGATTCCGACCCTGGCCTCCATTCCTACATTATATAATATTTTATACAACTTATGGAGTTTATTGAGCAATTCCTAGAAATGCTCTTAGCAGAGCGAGCATTATCAAAAAATTCTATACTTAGCTATAAGCGTGATCTATTGGATTTTCACAATTATCTTACTAAACAAAAAATATCAGAATTAAATATTACAACGCGAAATATTAGGAAGTGGATTGAGTATCTAGCCAGTAATAATTTACATGCTCGGTCTATAAATCGAAAAATTTCAACTATAAAAAGCTATTATACATTTTTAATTAGTGAAAATCATACTGCATTTAATCCAGTTCTTAACGTAGATTTACCTAAATATCAAAATAAACTGCCTGTAATATTGTCTATAGATCAAATTAAATTAATACTAGAATATTGCTCCAAAGATCATACGCCAGAAGGTATTCGGCTGAATGCGATGATTCATTTACTTTATGCTAGTGGTCTTAGAGTTTCAGAACTTGTAAGTCTTAAGCTTGCTGACATTCTAACTAATAACACGTCTAAAGGAATAGTAAGAAAAATATTTTCGGTACTTGGTAAAGGTAATAAGGAAAGAGTTATAGTAATCAATGATCAAGCAGTTCTTAGTATTACTAAATACCTTAAAATTAGAGATATTTTTGTTAATAAAGCTAAATCAAAAAATCTAATTTATTTATTTCCTTCATCAGCGGTAGCTGGTTATATGACTAGACAAAACTTTGCTATTTTGTTAAAATCTGTTGCACTTGATATTGGGCTTAACCCTAAAAATGTTTCGCCGCATATATTACGCCATAGCTTTGCAAGCCATCTTCTTGAAGGTGGAGCAGACTTAAGAGTTATTCAAGAGCTACTTGGTCATGCCGATATATCTACAACTCAAATATATACTCATCTTCACACTAATCATTTAAAACAAGCATTATTGCATCATCCTCTTAATAAAAATTAATTTATTTTTTCATAAAAATACTTGTTAATATTTTTGAACTAAATATAATTGTGCCATTTTAATTTAAGTGAGTAAATTGTATGAAGTTAAAAGAAATGATATTCTCTTGTATTGGTCAACCTAGTACAACTAAAAAATATCTTAGATCTGAGCAAGAGTTGGCAGGCTATTTCAATATTTATACTAAGTTAAGTCACAAAAACTTAGAAAGAGACGTTAATTTAACTGTAATGCAAAATGTCGAGCATGAAGATAAAATCTTTATAACTAGAATAATTAACAATATTTTACAAAAAAAAATTACATTAGATGATTTAAATCATTTAAAAGAATTAAAAAAAGGAAATAAAGAAATTTTTCTTGAATATTTACAATTGTTGGTATGTAATGATTCACTACATGAACTTAACCAAAAAATAATGCAACATGCAGCAGATTTAGTGAACTCTCAAGATTTAATTTTTTTTCTGCGTGTAGATAATGAAGATATTTTACGTAAATTATTTTATTCAGAGGCAAAAAGAAATAGTTTTTCTGTAGAAATTAATGAGGAATGGACGTTAAAAATTAACTTCCCTAGCAAGATACTTGAACTTTACAAGTTATTAATAAATAATTTTTATTTGCAAAATTTTGCAAAAGAGGAATTGCAGAAAAAATTATACACAGAATTGTTTCCTGATTTCAAAATTCCTTTTGAACAATTAATTGAAGAAGTAAGTTTTTTTGAAAATTTTATTGAATGTTTAAAAGAATTTTACATTAAAAATAGTTTAGCACAAAGCATTATGTTTTTACTTGTTAGTAAATATATTGAAGAACATGATGTAGCAAAAGCATTATTTAAGTCAGAGAGTTTTAAAAAAGTAAGTGAATTAGAAAAATTTAAACCATACTATGATATTAATAAGTGTGATGAAGTAGATAATTATGTATTTAATTGTATATTGAATGATGTAAAAGGTGCTTATATTAGCAATCTAGCATCTTCAATATTAGAACTAGTAAATCATAGTCAACCAGATTGTGAAATAGTATCAATAGAAATTTTGGGTAATAGTGGAGTTCTAGTATGACTTTCGAGATGCGTGTTAAAGTTTTGATACTAAACATAGTAAAAATATCTAGAAATTAATTTAATCTACCATTATTATTTTTATTATAATAAATATTATAATTGAGGTTAATACTAAATATGGCTACAAAAAATAAAAAAGAAATAGTGAATAATGAAACAAAAAATTTAGCAAATTTAATTATCAAAGAAATAGGTAAAGAAAATTTTGATTTTGGTATTTTAAAAAAAATGCAGCAGGCTTTTAGCACTGCAAGTAAACAGAAACAAAGAGAAGCTTTTATAAATATTTTAGATACAAAGCTTAATAAAGAGCAATTACATCAGCTCAATCAAACAATAATGCAAAATGCAGATGAGTTAATGCCAGATAACGATCCTAATTTCGTTTGTAGAACCACTAATAAT is a genomic window containing:
- the rimM gene encoding ribosome maturation factor RimM (Essential for efficient processing of 16S rRNA), with translation MNSLENLILIGIIKSCHGIQGHVILRSFTEPATKILERNLVNESGADIRIKLISQNAKGELICTFNDITTRNEAENLKGYKIFCLRTSLPELEEDEFYIADLNHLRILDQYNKEIGKIKNILNFGAGDIIEIEFLDKTTKLLPFNKEFFPTITKDYVILNYQTKV
- a CDS encoding AsmA family protein; translation: MIKKIVVGIIICFALLFIIFSVLSFMNYNLVTNNFINHFGIAREDIRKIKIHKFPLPYLCIDTIKEDGKLDLEQIKIHFSLWSLIKFNPKINKIDILDAKFYANANVFNIYNHEELIKNFFKYKLQNINLHITNLSIFNKQDYSILNFNNCVLKKANALSSHYIFNTTSNNIGRISGSINKRDDIVDFRLNVDNNDYGSKLSQLYKDFKFTRGTGEYQIKNLASVMYNILPDLKHLLNKFNQTEPVNIKFNIANNEDEIELKDIVIESSLIIGNGFVNIAKNTNITTNVQLNFPKIDLRSLILPNAVVKFNTFGSNIRFIFADKLLKANVAINEIILSNNEALEKIVFAANLSNGTLNINELSGNIKSGGEFRLTGNVTQNAVRSMFDGKLYLKHNDMNSLLNILGFNNLTIQESVPFILSSDLKLTLIDLFFKNLLLKTDNLNLSGNFSSKFIAQTPRVDATLNISSLDLSGKSYPIISPIIRFTQNLTKDMQSLDYPSKFIPIRTIGYLANLDILIDSVKYNDHVFDKMNLLAKILPATIKISNLDFKTANSCLSTRWHLDTSSVLPSLTVEIKDGYLTTDSFSLSSMLNLRNKLVNEYSLNNAILQFYGTLSTLSQNNFIFRNVKFYLANHNNLLQFNNIEAELLGGKFQGSGNILLEPYSINFVYALNTVDLNKISALMYNIFTWSGGKGSISGSLWTNGNSLKSQLYNLTTKSQFVINNIDVNNFGIDSFIEKINTSDYNVRNLDNDINSSITTGRTNIKDISGDIELQKGIILLKNIKFATQYSSGAASFAVNIYNFDIDSSSVLSFYIPEKLVKLNNLHTNSDKASLAQLNIRMNGSIFEPKKTFDSSELKKILIPQTHYNKLTIDNH
- a CDS encoding exodeoxyribonuclease VII small subunit, which codes for MSNTKTLEDNISFEEALRELEEIVKKIDNGQESLETAVNSFERGILLKNYCEKKLKEARLKIEKITKLADSTVILEETEV
- a CDS encoding DNA-3-methyladenine glycosylase, encoding MNKLIPLPREFFARDTNLVSTELIGKVLYFQGTTAIITETESYIGNDDPACHAARGRTKRTDVMFGPAGFSYVYLIYGMYHCLNFVTEDEGFPAATLIRGVYVISHNDLYTIYTAKVKSQITDEKTQSIIISEDRRSTKFDIPNLEESNLYLNGPGKLCKYLGINTTHNKCDLINNKDFFVSDIGLNLPYSTTKRIGITKGTDKLWRYIVTDNKNALLNINIL
- the yidD gene encoding membrane protein insertion efficiency factor YidD, with protein sequence MTKILLLTITFYKYFISPLLGNNCIFSPTCSEYAQEAIITHGIIKGLWLTFRRIIKCQPFCIGGYDNVPTSIKNSKQPTKKI
- the nuoE gene encoding NADH-quinone oxidoreductase subunit NuoE — protein: MNTKTTNFTFAFDKKNLNLAETIIKKYPPNGKRSAILPLLDLAQRQNGGWLHISAIEYVANMLEMPYMRAYEVATFYSMFNLSPVGKYHIQVCTTTPCWLRGSDDIMKICEKKLAIKHKETTKDQKFTLSEIECLGACVNAPVVQINDDYYEDLNEAKMEKLIEQYLNDL
- the nuoD gene encoding NADH dehydrogenase (quinone) subunit D; this translates as MTNKTITLNLGPQHPATHGVLRLILEMDGEVVNNADPHIGLLHRGTEKLIEHKTYLQAIPYFDRLDYVSPMCQEHAFALAVESLLECSVPRRAQFIRVLFSELTRILNHTLNIGSQALDIGATTPLLWLFEEREKIMEFYERVSGSRMHANYFRPGGVAEDLPEKLLEDINKFIEQFPSKLNDIENLLNENRLWKQRLVDIGVVSQKDAMDWGFSGPMLRGSGIAWDLRKSNPYDVYDEMDFEVPVGKNGDCYDRYLVRILEMYESIKIIKQCIAKMPKGQVKTDNPKLTPPTREKMKESMEAMIHHFKLYTEGYDVPIGETYKAVEAPKGEFGVYLYSQGGNKPYRCRIKAPGFAHLQGLNFMSKGHLISDVITIIATLDIVFGEIDR